ATTCGATCCTCGAACAGGCGCCCGAGGCCGTGCTCGACTACCTGCGGGCCAGCGCCAGTACCGCCCGGCGCACCGCCTCGATCTGCTCCGGCGCCTTCGTCATGGCCCAGGCCGGCCTGCTCGACGGACGGCGGGCTACCACCCATTGGGCCTACGCCCGGCAATTGCAGGAACGTTTTGCCTCGATCAAGGTGGAAGCCGACCGCATTTACGTGGTCGATGGCTCGATCTGGACTTCCGCCGGCATGACCGCCGGCATCGACCTGGCACTGGCCATGGTGGAAAAGGATTTCGGCGCCGAACTGGCCCGTGCGGTGGCGCAGAAACTGGTGATGTACCACCGCCGTGGTGGCGGCCAGTCGCAACACTCGGCGTTGCTGGAGCTGGAGCCGAAATCCGACCGCATCCAGACGGTGCTCGGCTATGCCCGGGAACACCTGACCCAGGCGCTGTCGGTGGAACAACTGGCGGAAGTGGCCCGCCTCAGCCCACGACAATTCAGCCGCGCGTTTCGCGCCGAAACCGGCCAATCGCCGGCCAAGGCTATCGAAAACCTGCGCCTGGAGGCGGCCCGGCAGTTGCTCGAACGTGGTCGTCTGAGCCTCGATCAAATCGCCCTGGAAACCGGCCTGGGCGACCGCCGACGCATGCGCGAAGCCTTCCTGCGGGCGTTCGGCCAGCCGCCGCAGGTGATACGCCGCGCTGCCCGCGCCGAAACGCCCGCCTGACCTGATCGCTGATCGTTCCCACGCTCTGCGTGGGAACGATCAGATCGCCCTGTAGGAGCGAGCATGCTCGCGATGGTCGCCAGAACACCACGGGGTGTCAGGCACCCCGCGTTTTCGTTAACGACCATCGCGAGCATGCTCGCTCCTACAATGAAGAGAGATGTGCATCGTGGAGGCGCTCATGAAAATCTCGGCCAAACTGGCGTTCTTCGCCGTCGTCAGCACCCTCGCCTACCTCGCCCTGGCCATTTGGGGACTGGGTGGCGTGGGTGCTTATTTCTCTCACCCGGCGCTGGTGGTGGTGGCGCTGGCCACGCTGGTGATGGCCATTGCCTCCCTGTTCACCGAGGTCAACCTCAGCCCCGGCGAACGTGAAGACCGGGCCAATCGCTGGGTGATCCCGGCGTTCGGGGTGATCGGCCTGCTGAGCGGCTATCTGCCGGCTTACACCGACCGCATCGACTTCTGGACCTTCGGTGGCGAGAGCGTGCGTTGGCTCGGGGCGATCCTGTTCATCATCGGCGGTGCATTGCGGCTGTGGCCGGTGTTCATACTGGGCAAGCGTTTCAGTGGTTTGGTGGCAATCCAGCCGGGGCATCGACTGGTCACCGACGGGCTGTATCGCCGCCTGCGCAATCCCAGTTATCTGGGGATGATGGTCATCGGTTTGGGCTGGGCACTGGCGTTTCGTTCGGGAGTCGGGCTGGTGTTGGCGGCCTTGACCCTGATTCCGCTGATCGCACGGATTCATTCGGAAGAGGCGCTGCTGCGGGCGCAGTTCGGCGGCGAATATGAGGCGTATTGCGCCCGAAGCTGGCGGTTGATCCCCGGGATTTACTGACACCCCTGCACCCCCTGTAGGAGCGAGCCTGCTCGCGATGAACCTGTGAGCACCACGGGGTGTCAGCCCCCCAGTGTTATCGTTGACGACCATCGCGAGCAGGGCTCGCTCCTACAGTTTTAGCGGGTGTTCAGGCTGATGGAGCCATCTGCATTGACCTTCGCGGTGATCGAGTCATAACTGCCCAACGTCGCCTCTTCCGTCTCAAGCGGCTGCTCATGCGCCGCCGTGACAATCAGCAAATCCGCCCCCGCCGCTTGCGCCGCGAGTATCCCCACGGTGGCATCCTCGAACACCAGGCACTCACTGATCGGCACATCCAGCCGCTGCGCAGCCAATCGATAACCTGCCGGATCAGGCTTGCCCACGGTCACGTCCTCGGCAGTGACCATCACCGCAGGCTCCACAATCCCGGCCGCTGCCATGCGACGCAACGCCAGGGTCCTCGGCGCGGAGGTGACGATGGCCCATTGGTGGGCCGGCAGCGCCTTGAGAAAAGCCGCCGCGCCGGCCACCTCTTCGACTCCTTCGACATCCTCGATTTCCGCCTGGGTGATCCACGCCGCCTCAACCTCGGCATCGACACCGGGCAAATCCAGGCGGCGGATGGTATCGATGGCGCGAGCACCATGGATGGTCGGCAGGAAGGTTTCGACATCGACACCATGGCGCCTCGCCCAGGTGGCCCAGACGCGCTCGGCGGCGGCGATGGAGGTCAGGATGGTGCCGTCCATGTCGAACAGGAAGGCGCGGTAGGGGGTGTCGAACACGGATTTGGCGGCGGGCAAAGGGAGGCTTCCTGTCAAAATATTTCAAGCAATCTACACCATCCCTGTAGGAGCGAGCCTGCTCGCGATGCACGCCAGAACAACACGGGGTGTCAGGCAGCCAGCGTTATCGTTGACGACCATCGCGAGCAGGCTCGCTCCTACAGGGGGCGTTGTGATGTTTGGGGGTTACAGGGTTCGGCGTGATTTGAGCGCACCGTCCACGCAATCGAGCAACTGCCCCAGCGCCCAGGGTTTCTTGATGAACGAGACTTCGTGGCGCACTCCGGAGCTTTCCGGGGTCTCGTAGCCGGACATGATCATGATCGGCTTTTCCGGCCAGCGATCGCCGAACAGGTTGGCCAGGTCCGCGCCGTTGAGCGTGCCCGGCATGGTGATGTCAGTCAGCAGCAGGCCGACCTCTTGCGCATGGCGCTGCAAGTACACCGACGCGGCGTCCGCACTGGTGTGAGAGTGCACCGCATAGCCTTCGTCCTGAAGAATCTCGCAGAGAAACTCCAGGATCAGCGGATCGTCCTCGACCACCAGGATCAACCCGCCCGCAGGGTTTCCATTCGTCGCCGGTATTCGACTCATGACCTTGCCGCTCCCTGTCTGCCTCAATGATTTCGCGGCTTCTCGTCCGCCACCTACAGGTATGAGCAGCGGACTCGATGGAAATTCATTTTTGATACAGACAACGGCGAAATCAGGCGTCCTGCAAGATCAGGTCGGCGCCCTTCTCCGCCACCATCAGCACCGCGGCATGGGTATTGCCGGAGGTCACGTTGGGGAAAATCGATGCATCGACGATGCGCAACCCGTCCAGGCCATGGACCTTGAGACGCTTGTCCACC
This genomic interval from Pseudomonas putida contains the following:
- a CDS encoding HAD-IA family hydrolase, which translates into the protein MPAAKSVFDTPYRAFLFDMDGTILTSIAAAERVWATWARRHGVDVETFLPTIHGARAIDTIRRLDLPGVDAEVEAAWITQAEIEDVEGVEEVAGAAAFLKALPAHQWAIVTSAPRTLALRRMAAAGIVEPAVMVTAEDVTVGKPDPAGYRLAAQRLDVPISECLVFEDATVGILAAQAAGADLLIVTAAHEQPLETEEATLGSYDSITAKVNADGSISLNTR
- a CDS encoding methyltransferase family protein encodes the protein MKISAKLAFFAVVSTLAYLALAIWGLGGVGAYFSHPALVVVALATLVMAIASLFTEVNLSPGEREDRANRWVIPAFGVIGLLSGYLPAYTDRIDFWTFGGESVRWLGAILFIIGGALRLWPVFILGKRFSGLVAIQPGHRLVTDGLYRRLRNPSYLGMMVIGLGWALAFRSGVGLVLAALTLIPLIARIHSEEALLRAQFGGEYEAYCARSWRLIPGIY
- a CDS encoding GlxA family transcriptional regulator, with protein sequence MICVAFVVFDRFQSMALAAMPVFEYANFSAGEDLYDVRVLSEDGRTLRASGGLTVGTEAFDERVFDTVIVVGGDSILEQAPEAVLDYLRASASTARRTASICSGAFVMAQAGLLDGRRATTHWAYARQLQERFASIKVEADRIYVVDGSIWTSAGMTAGIDLALAMVEKDFGAELARAVAQKLVMYHRRGGGQSQHSALLELEPKSDRIQTVLGYAREHLTQALSVEQLAEVARLSPRQFSRAFRAETGQSPAKAIENLRLEAARQLLERGRLSLDQIALETGLGDRRRMREAFLRAFGQPPQVIRRAARAETPA
- a CDS encoding response regulator codes for the protein MSRIPATNGNPAGGLILVVEDDPLILEFLCEILQDEGYAVHSHTSADAASVYLQRHAQEVGLLLTDITMPGTLNGADLANLFGDRWPEKPIMIMSGYETPESSGVRHEVSFIKKPWALGQLLDCVDGALKSRRTL